The Argopecten irradians isolate NY chromosome 4, Ai_NY, whole genome shotgun sequence genome has a window encoding:
- the LOC138322440 gene encoding otolin-1-like isoform X1: MLVLVALCLSAVTGQVTSETDFQSLQHQVVSLQDIVQHLVTELVGLRQEHRELEDKSQTLWEEVTSIRKHSTRKTLQDDFRNQEIVAGEPERRSYTNAIIEGQKWSKCDTGARGLIFKEETGVRGPIRPKRDSDAQGPKGDTGARGSKGDTGARGPKGDSGIPGFNGDDGFDGSKGQKGDMGIQGPKGDTGLPGLKGGVGLPGLKGDAGLPGLKGDAGLPGLKGDAGHDGATGAKGEPGPNAPASNAGFSARLSHQLKILGWIPHKLTFDQVDIIHGNDYRSGVFICDVSGTYVVTWALEVGARATVNSSLMKNGSEIGRLTVTGLIGTGSQVVLVTLEVDDRLHISATPNLPGATINNSSFTAFLLYK; encoded by the exons ATGTTAGTTTTGGTGGCGTTATGTTTATCCGCCGTGACTGGACAGGTAACCTCTGAGACAGACTTCCAGAGCCTCCAACACCAGGTCGTATCGTTACAAGACATTGTACAGCACCTTGTCACAGAGCTTGTTGGTCTGAGACAGGAGCACAGAGAACTGGAAGATAAATCCCAAACTCTGTGGGAGGAAGTGACCTCCATCAG AAAACATTCTACTCGGAAAACATTGCAAGACGACTTTCGGAACCAAGAGATTGTGGCAGGTGAGCCAGAGAGACGTTCCTACACAAACGCAA tcatcgAGGGACAGAAATGGAGTAAATGCGACACTGGTGCACGCGGGCTAATATTTAAAGAAGAGACTGGTGTACGTGGGCCTATCAGGCCTAAAAGGGACAGTGATGCACAAGGGCCAAAAGGGGATACTGGTGCACGTGGGTCAAAAGGGGATACTGGTGCACGTGGGCCAAAAGGGGACAGTGGGATTCCCGGATTTAACGGGGACGACGGATTCGACG GCTCTAAAGGTCAGAAAGGTGATATGGGTATACAAGGGCCAAAAGGGGACACTGGACTGCCGGGACTGAAAGGGGGCGTCGGACTTCCGGGACTAAAAGGGGACGCTGGACTTCCGGGACTAAAAGGGGACGCTGGACTTCCGGGACTAAAAGGTGACGCTGGACATGATG GTGCGACTGGCGCTAAAGGAGAGCCTGGACCAAACGCACCAG ctTCGAATGCCGGATTTTCGGCTCGACTGTCTCACCAGCTGAAAATCTTAGGTTGGATACCTCATAAGCTGACATTTGATCAAGTCGATATCATTCATGGAAACGATTACAGATCCGGGGTGTTTATCTGTGACGTATCCGGAACCTACGTAGTCACGTGGGCATTGGAAGTTGGAGCGAGAGCAACTGTGAATTCCAGCTTGATGAAAAACGGATCCGAAATCGGCCGTTTGACAGTGACTGGTTTGATAGGCACAGGTTCACAAGTTGTTTTGGTCACTCTTGAAGTGGATGACCGTCTACATATCAGCGCTACACCGAATTTACCGGGTGCCACCATCAACAATAGTTCATTTACGGCGTTTCTACTCTATAAATAA
- the LOC138322440 gene encoding otolin-1-like isoform X3: protein MLVLVALCLSAVTGQVTSETDFQSLQHQVVSLQDIVQHLVTELVGLRQEHRELEDKSQTLWEEVTSIRKHSTRKTLQDDFRNQEIVAVIEGQKWSKCDTGARGLIFKEETGVRGPIRPKRDSDAQGPKGDTGARGSKGDTGARGPKGDSGIPGFNGDDGFDGSKGQKGDMGIQGPKGDTGLPGLKGGVGLPGLKGDAGLPGLKGDAGLPGLKGDAGHDGATGAKGEPGPNAPASNAGFSARLSHQLKILGWIPHKLTFDQVDIIHGNDYRSGVFICDVSGTYVVTWALEVGARATVNSSLMKNGSEIGRLTVTGLIGTGSQVVLVTLEVDDRLHISATPNLPGATINNSSFTAFLLYK, encoded by the exons ATGTTAGTTTTGGTGGCGTTATGTTTATCCGCCGTGACTGGACAGGTAACCTCTGAGACAGACTTCCAGAGCCTCCAACACCAGGTCGTATCGTTACAAGACATTGTACAGCACCTTGTCACAGAGCTTGTTGGTCTGAGACAGGAGCACAGAGAACTGGAAGATAAATCCCAAACTCTGTGGGAGGAAGTGACCTCCATCAG AAAACATTCTACTCGGAAAACATTGCAAGACGACTTTCGGAACCAAGAGATTGTGGCAG tcatcgAGGGACAGAAATGGAGTAAATGCGACACTGGTGCACGCGGGCTAATATTTAAAGAAGAGACTGGTGTACGTGGGCCTATCAGGCCTAAAAGGGACAGTGATGCACAAGGGCCAAAAGGGGATACTGGTGCACGTGGGTCAAAAGGGGATACTGGTGCACGTGGGCCAAAAGGGGACAGTGGGATTCCCGGATTTAACGGGGACGACGGATTCGACG GCTCTAAAGGTCAGAAAGGTGATATGGGTATACAAGGGCCAAAAGGGGACACTGGACTGCCGGGACTGAAAGGGGGCGTCGGACTTCCGGGACTAAAAGGGGACGCTGGACTTCCGGGACTAAAAGGGGACGCTGGACTTCCGGGACTAAAAGGTGACGCTGGACATGATG GTGCGACTGGCGCTAAAGGAGAGCCTGGACCAAACGCACCAG ctTCGAATGCCGGATTTTCGGCTCGACTGTCTCACCAGCTGAAAATCTTAGGTTGGATACCTCATAAGCTGACATTTGATCAAGTCGATATCATTCATGGAAACGATTACAGATCCGGGGTGTTTATCTGTGACGTATCCGGAACCTACGTAGTCACGTGGGCATTGGAAGTTGGAGCGAGAGCAACTGTGAATTCCAGCTTGATGAAAAACGGATCCGAAATCGGCCGTTTGACAGTGACTGGTTTGATAGGCACAGGTTCACAAGTTGTTTTGGTCACTCTTGAAGTGGATGACCGTCTACATATCAGCGCTACACCGAATTTACCGGGTGCCACCATCAACAATAGTTCATTTACGGCGTTTCTACTCTATAAATAA
- the LOC138322440 gene encoding otolin-1-like isoform X2, protein MLVLVALCLSAVTGQVTSETDFQSLQHQVVSLQDIVQHLVTELVGLRQEHRELEDKSQTLWEEVTSIRKHSTRKTLQDDFRNQEIVAGEPERRSYTNAIIEGQKWSKCDTGARGLIFKEETGVRGPIRPKRDSDAQGPKGDTGARGSKGDTGARGPKGDSGIPGFNGDDGFDGSKGQKGDMGIQGPKGDTGLPGLKGGVGLPGLKGDAGLPGLKGDAGLPGLKGATGAKGEPGPNAPASNAGFSARLSHQLKILGWIPHKLTFDQVDIIHGNDYRSGVFICDVSGTYVVTWALEVGARATVNSSLMKNGSEIGRLTVTGLIGTGSQVVLVTLEVDDRLHISATPNLPGATINNSSFTAFLLYK, encoded by the exons ATGTTAGTTTTGGTGGCGTTATGTTTATCCGCCGTGACTGGACAGGTAACCTCTGAGACAGACTTCCAGAGCCTCCAACACCAGGTCGTATCGTTACAAGACATTGTACAGCACCTTGTCACAGAGCTTGTTGGTCTGAGACAGGAGCACAGAGAACTGGAAGATAAATCCCAAACTCTGTGGGAGGAAGTGACCTCCATCAG AAAACATTCTACTCGGAAAACATTGCAAGACGACTTTCGGAACCAAGAGATTGTGGCAGGTGAGCCAGAGAGACGTTCCTACACAAACGCAA tcatcgAGGGACAGAAATGGAGTAAATGCGACACTGGTGCACGCGGGCTAATATTTAAAGAAGAGACTGGTGTACGTGGGCCTATCAGGCCTAAAAGGGACAGTGATGCACAAGGGCCAAAAGGGGATACTGGTGCACGTGGGTCAAAAGGGGATACTGGTGCACGTGGGCCAAAAGGGGACAGTGGGATTCCCGGATTTAACGGGGACGACGGATTCGACG GCTCTAAAGGTCAGAAAGGTGATATGGGTATACAAGGGCCAAAAGGGGACACTGGACTGCCGGGACTGAAAGGGGGCGTCGGACTTCCGGGACTAAAAGGGGACGCTGGACTTCCGGGACTAAAAGGGGACGCTGGACTTCCGGGACTAAAAG GTGCGACTGGCGCTAAAGGAGAGCCTGGACCAAACGCACCAG ctTCGAATGCCGGATTTTCGGCTCGACTGTCTCACCAGCTGAAAATCTTAGGTTGGATACCTCATAAGCTGACATTTGATCAAGTCGATATCATTCATGGAAACGATTACAGATCCGGGGTGTTTATCTGTGACGTATCCGGAACCTACGTAGTCACGTGGGCATTGGAAGTTGGAGCGAGAGCAACTGTGAATTCCAGCTTGATGAAAAACGGATCCGAAATCGGCCGTTTGACAGTGACTGGTTTGATAGGCACAGGTTCACAAGTTGTTTTGGTCACTCTTGAAGTGGATGACCGTCTACATATCAGCGCTACACCGAATTTACCGGGTGCCACCATCAACAATAGTTCATTTACGGCGTTTCTACTCTATAAATAA